The Ipomoea triloba cultivar NCNSP0323 chromosome 13, ASM357664v1 genomic interval CATTGAGCTAAACTCTATGATGCTGGGAGAACAAATTTTGTGAAGTAAGAAATCTCTTTATTTGGGgcttaatcaatttttttttttgagagggGGCTTAATCAATTTATAAAGTGAAATATATCTGATCTAAAAGATAAGTAATTATTCGTCcgtaaaatactaaaatgtcCCCTTTCTAAGCAATAATAGAATACATAACTTGTACAACTTAAACACCCCTCTGGAAACTCATTATAATCTCCATAATCTATATTACTTTTATTTCCAGCCTGCATTATGAATTAATACACGACGTTActtgtttcaaattttatataaataatacataatcataaacctaacttacatttaataaataaataaatatatgtataaatgttttttatacttgttttttttttttaaattatgctTTGAAATTTGGATTCTACTATGATTTACGAGAAAATTCATAGTCGTTACTCAAATGTGGCTTCGGGGTGAAACCTGTTTTGTGATTCTAACTATCAAGTAGTGATCACGATGAGATAAATCAGCTTAAGTTATCTATTTTTGActgattcaaattaaaaaattaataaataaatctcaTGAAGAGTCGAACTTAGaatcttgtaattaaattatgAGTGAACAGTTTGATAGAAACATTGTAACATGTGCGGTAGAGGTGGAGACAAGAGTGTGATTGCAGCAATGCCCAAAATGTAGTGAAAACTGCTGATTTGCTGCTTATGGGTTTTAGGTTTGGTCCTTATCCATTTAactaaccaccacacaccagtTACGTTGTGGACATGTTTCCATACCTGTCCACTTCACCTCCCAATTACTTGCAAATTTACAATTAACTTTCACAATTATTTCTCTATAAATTATACCCCGCACTTTATATAAGTAAACTtcaaatttaaaactaagtGACACTTCTGTAACTCTCCTTAAGAGAAGGTCACGGGATCGAACCCCAATGGTGAGATATTGACTCTAACAGATAGAGAAAGAAATTCCGTATAGGAGGTAAATTACGAGATTTGCATCAACTAACTCATATACCCTAAATGTTTATACACTAATAGTCATAATCATCTTTTGTCTATAAAAAATACATgtctattttaaaaaagaaaagtgcTTATTTTTTACTCCTTAACATCCCCAAGTAATGTTACTAAGTTAAAACGATCGATTAATAAGAAAATGTTGAAtagtcaaaatattttttattattcgaAAGTATTCTCAATTCCAACGGTAAAGAAAGTATagtaaaaaatatacataataagGAGATTCTAGCATGATTTTAAAATGCAGGTTGCAATTTGAacatttcaaaaagaaaaaagaaagacaaaTTACCTCTTATCTGATCTATTctaaaattaactttttcaaGATATATTCCACGTTAACTACGGACACACCGCATACGTCATGTGAAACAAATCAAACAATGCTGAGATAGATGACACTAATTTCATTACTatttcagtatatatattgggGAATTTCTGATTTATCttatcatattatatttttattaattatatttctcaTTTTATCCCCCCAcccacaaacaaaaaaacaaaaaaaaaacaaaaaaaaaaagcattcaataatgttaaattaaatataggATTTTCTCTTCAGGCATGATGAATATTTTCGAgtccaaaattaaattaaattaatctaaTCGAATTTTGATCAAATCATATTCAATGATAGCTCTTTTACGAGTGTTGTTACATATACATGGTTCAAAATTCTGAACAGAAAAAGAACATGATCATTTACTGTGTTGTTATTGCTTACATCCCGTGAGATAAAACTAATTCAGTCGAGTCTTGGTCAAGCCCTATTCAGAGACAACTCTCCAATAACGTTACCTTGCTACATAGGCACATGGTTCAAAATTTTGCGCCTTACATCTTGTGGGATGATACTAATCTAGTAATCTCGATAGGGTCCTATTTGGAGGCAACTCTCCAAAGATGTTACATTgattcaaaattatgaatagATAAAGAATTTGATCATTCACTATGTGTTATTGCCTTACATCTCGTAGAATGACACTAATAATCTAGTCGAGTCTTAGTCGGGTCCTATTTGTAGATAGCTCTGTAAGGACATTACATAGCTATAGACACATATAtagttcaaaattttgaatagatAAAGAATTTTATCATTCACTACATTGTTACTCTCTTACCTCCCGTTGGATGAAACTAATCCAATCGATTCATGGTCGGATCCTATTCAAGTACAGTTATCTCCAAGGATGTTATGTtggttcaaaattttgaatagataaataatttaatttgatcattCACTATGTATTATTGCCTTACATTTCACTGAATGagactaattcaattcaatcaaGTCTTGGTCGGTTCCTATTCAAAGGCATCTCTGCAAGCTAAGGATGTTACATTGCTACATACACATGGTTCAAAatcttaaataataaaaaatttgatcattcaatatgtaatattACTTTACATTCCTCGGAATTAGACTAATCTAGTCGAGTCTCGATTGGATCCTATATATTTAGAGATAGTTCTCTAAGGCATTACATAGCAACATACATATGGTTCAAATTTTTTGAATTgacaaagaattaattaatcattCACTACATTGTATGAGACTAATTTAATCGATTTTTGGTCCAACTTTCTGGTCCAACACTATTCAGAAACCGGTATCCTAAGAGCATTATTGGTGCACATGGCACATAtggttaaaaatattttgaacagtTATTAAAGAaagtaaagatgaagaaatgGATGATTATTGAGGCCTAGATAGGGTGGGATTGGCAGGAGTACTGTTGTCCTCTAAActgttgaaagttgaaaagtggGAGCTGATAAGGCATTAATGAAGAGCACATGGGATGGGGAAGTTATCTGGGCACATGGTGAAAGCATACCAAACAGCTGCATTccaaatgtatatgtatatatatggtgtgTCACCTTGCATCTGCATGCTGACTTTGATGGCCTCTGGATTAGTTAAGACTACCAAATTACACATGCAGTCAGGCAGGCTAGCTGCTGTGGTCCATCATTCAATCATCATGGACTCCCTGTCCCATACCCTATCACCATAATCTTCCAATCAATTCTCTCCctccacacacacatatagttGCGTTTAAATGAGAACCCGTCTTCTCATACGAACTTCGGAATGAATGTACCACAAATACTACATGGATGCACATCAATTACTCCCAAGCATACCTGGTGCATTCGCTTAGTAATCGTAGAGCTGGAGTAgttgtgcattcatgtaatacTTACGGGTGCATTACGTATTTCAATTCGTAAATTTGCATGGGAAGGCTGGTTGAACAGGAATCAATAtatgggggtgggggtgggggtgggggggggagTAAGAACAACTGATCATAGTCATTTATAGTGTTCAggtttttagtaaaaaaaaaaaaaggatcagttttataattattataaagggaaaatggcatctttagtccctaagttataggggtagtgtagactcagtccctaagttatggttgtatgcgagtttagtccctcagttattcacaaagtggcgagtttagtcccttaacattaaatttgacgaaaaaaataaaaaatattcaaaatttgaggggtaaaataggaaaatcacattttattatttttcttatatcaaaaccacttttacaacattattttttcacttcttagcctaattattttcaatatttttcatttttaaaagcattttaataactttcaaatgacttgttaggaacgtGACTCTcatataacacacttaaaacttagcacaaataaagaaatgcatgatcattgtatttaggtgtatgaaacacatgtcctaacaagtttttatttttttactaagtaacaaatgtaataaaattaaacttttgagataggatagtgtgtaaaaaaatctcaaaagttttaattgtattacatttgttgcttagtaaaaaaataaaaacttgttagaatagtgtgtttcatacacctaaatacaatgatcatgcatttctttatttgtgctaggttttaagtgtgttatacgagagtcaggttactaacaagtcatttgaaagttattaaaatgcttttaaaaatgaaaaatcttgaaaataattaggctaagaagtgaaaaataatgttgtaaaagtggttttgatataagaataataataaaatgtgaatttcctattttacccctcaaattttgaatattttttaattttttcgtcaaatttaatgtccagggactaaactcgccactttgtgaataactgagggactaaacttgcatacagccataacttagggactaagTCTatactacccctataactcaaggactaaagatgccattttccctattataaacttttatgtttgtaatatttataaaactaaaattttctcttttctcctTATTTCTTATACCAGTCATAGACTAGCtattaatatattcaaatgGATATATCATATCAATTCTCACTTTTTACTTGGAGTCTATTCTCACATCAACCTcttatataatactccgtatatgtaACTGGAAACGGTTGTAATAATATTACTCAAGTAAATTGGGGAGCTCGAGTGCAATTTCTATATGCACATAGCAATtaatggttatatatatatatattagaaatcgGACTTGAACTACTATTTATACAATAGAATGCCTTGAAAATATAGTAGGAATGAGACAAAATAAATAATCTTGACAAATTTAAGGCGACTTCTCACTTCATGTGTTGTGacagaaaatttaatttagGTATAAATACTTCGCTCTATAATTAAATGTTATATGAAGCATAGACCGAGAAATATGCTTTGAGTTTGTATGTGTTATACCATTATTGAATATGAAGCATTTTTATTgcatattacttttttttttcttattttcatagCACATTTAATACGATAAAAATAACCTCACTACTTATCCAATTGCCCAATATTATTACCACCTAATTTGTAAAATCACTTTTATGTTCAAagaatatttcaagaatattaattaaataagggTCATCATCTCTCACCTACTCTAGTGTGTAACtgttattgtttttttgttCATTAACTTTTCCAATCCAATAAGAAacatgctttatttatttacttttaagcTCAACATACATTTAATTATTGTACAGAAAAACCTAATAACAAACATTCATACAGTTATTTAGTTGACTCAAGCCACTCAACCCTAAGACTGTTGTTAAAGATAATGCAACATTTGAGGGattcttttctaaaaaactATTACATGAAAGGGAGTCATGCCACTCCAATTGTATCTGCCATAAGCATAGAAAACACCCGGAATCACATATCAAAATCatggaaaattgcatttttcttcCTTAAGTTGTAgagtaattgtaaaatttatcTCTACTTATTGGTCGTGTTCACTTCTCGTCTCTAAGCTATAAATGATTTTGCAAGtttcatcatttttataatAGGTCATGTTCACTTCTCATCCCTGAGCTATAACTGACGTTACAAATTTTGTCCCTATTGTTTTGCAATTTAGGCTAATTTACCTTCTTGTAATCATTTATCAGCTATGATCACAAGACGATCAGACTTCACCCATAGTACAAATTTGAATAACGATTGTGGACTTTCTGAtctcgtaaaaaaaaaaaaaaaagttggataTATTTGGGTATGCAACCCTTTATGAGTTTAGGTCAGATATCTCACATGCAAACTTTATACAAGCATGGGGAATAACTCACTTTTTGAATAAAAGTTTAGGGTAGGGAATGAAGTTGAGCTACCAATCCCTACCATACATGATGTGTTCCAATTGCTCCTCAACTTTTATCATCTACAGAATGTATCTATTAACTACTACTCCCCTGGCCTGCTGATTTTTGTCTCTGCACAGTATTTTTACTGGTAAcaactcataaaaaaattacaaattttatacTCTAAATTTGGCCTCCCAAGTCATTTTCATTGATGCTTCAGCACTGCATCCACCTCAAATTGGTTAAGAAACAAAGACGTTGCAATCTAAGTGTCAAACATATTCACACATGAATCCGATGGCATATGAATATGGTCCAAATGAAATGAATTTAACGTTGTGGACGGAACATTATACGTCATGAGAGCTTTTTAAAATTGTCTACGTCAATACTCAAGGTATAGACTCTGTAAATCCTATCTTGTGATCATAAACATCTCTAATCAGCAAAGAATTACAAAGAGGTAAATTATCTTGCCCATAAGTGACCAAATCAAACCAATACGATTTCAATAGACTCATATTGGAAGTTTGACTTATAGCATTATGGTTGTAAAGTTAACTGCTTGACGAACTTACTGAAAGTCTGAAACTACCGaatgaaaatatcaaatatgGGGAGATTGAAGTCACTACTTTAATTGAAGGAGTAAAAAGCAAGTATGAGAAGAGTTGTGGATCTGAAATCGCAATTTTAATTGGACTGAACAGTAAATAGCTATAAAAAAGAGTTGTGAAATGTAAAGCTTTGCAACTAAGGcacaatatttcattttctcaaaaaaaaaaaaaaaggcacaaTATTTCATAGTAGTTATTATTTACTGATTTAATTTCGGTTGAAAATATACGTTGCACCCAGTAGGAATTGTATTTAACAGGGAATATTCATAGGACACGAAAAGggatgaaagaaaaagaaaaagaaaaattaaaataggaaAATGAATGACGTCATCAAGTCGGAGGAGCTGAGCTAGAAGAAGAAGCGCCGGAAAGCAGATCGGCTAGAGCGCTCATGGCTCGGACTTGCATCTCCAGAGCGGCTATGTAATCAGTGGCTTCTTCTAGAATCACAGGCAGCGGCTGCTTCCGGCAGCCGGGAACAATCCGGCCCAAGACGCGAGCCTTTCGCTGTACAGTCGGTAAATTCTTCATTTTCAGCCGGAGAATACTCAATCTCGGCTTCTTCGGCAACCGGCTGTTCCCTCTCGCCGCCGtagccgccgccgccaccactCTCTGCCGCTTGTTGtgcttcttcatgaacttcagCTTGAGGCGGTTGGTGAGGATCTCGCGGCTCCACCTGGTTCGCCCCTTCGCCGTAACCGCCAAAACTCTGTCCGCGACTTCTCGCACCGCTCTCCCGCCCTTCGGCGCCGCCGGCGACGAAGGCGGACTTAGCCGCAGCATCCGGAGCGCTCCGAGAAGCCTCGACGAGTAAACCTGCTGTTGAGCTTCGGATTTCCACTCAGCAGCCGAGTTGTTATCGCTCGCATCTTGACTCTCCGCACTCGGAGCCtgacttctcttcttcttcctcctcctcgcCGCCGCTCTACTCGCCGTGTTCGTAACCGTATTCGGCACCAAACTCGACGCCATCAACACCGCCGATTCGATCAGACTCTACAAACCGATTTCCAAACCGAACTAATCAGATCAGGATTTCTCGATTCAACACTCTGTGGATTCGATGAACAGATGAACAGATGATCTGTGGATTCGATCAATGAATAACCGATCAGAATCAACAAGTACCGACAGATTCAAAGAAACAGAACTAAAAACAACTCCTAATTACCGACTAACTAAACATCAATTAACGCATAACATCTATGAGATTAATTAAGCAATAATAAATCACAATTAAAATCCAtatgaacaaaacaaaaacaatccGTACCGTAAAAAGGAAGGAACAATTTCCAGAAGCCTCCCGTCTGAAGTGATTCTCTGATGGTTTACATGTGCGGGATTTGAAAGGGAATCACGGGAGCGAAGGCGTCTGCCCTCTTTTAAATGTGTGGGTGGACGAGAATTGAGACGGAGATGCATCATATACACATCACTATACCACTCCgctatttttaaattctattttactcaaattaaaaatgttcttttcaaattttattttatttttgggtttgtttgtttgtctcATTGGATTGTACATTAATAAAATAGGTAAAGCTATTTAATTGAAGTATTACAAAATAACTTTATTTCATTGTCCATCAATTATTGCACAACTTAtatcttttattcttttttgttttttagtgcGACATTCAAATCATCACTACTATAAGACTAATTCAGattcaattcaaatgcaccttTCGACTTTGCAGTTATATTAGTAATCTGCTTACCAACTACCCAAAATGTTAAGCTatctttcctttttagtttaaatCAACAAATAGCAACACAATTTTAATAGAGTTGATAGAGGTTTATTGTTCAAAATACCTCAAATTATTGGTTCCGTATATATCTTCTATTTTTCCATCAAAAGAAGGGTTAAACTTAAGCGTCCAATCACTATTCACTGGTGACCAAAAAAGACTACACGCAGCCAATATGAGATAGAGACTCAAAAATTTCTCTAGGGATTGTTCATtcaagttattaaattttgCCATGAGTTACTAtcatattttgtttgatttttgtcCATAAAACcttaatacatacataattaTTATGGTCTAGGAATAGATTACAAACTAATGCCACTAGAGTATAAAGTTTTTGACAAAAATCATTCAAAAGTGACTCAAAATTTCTAGTAAGGGTATAAaagtaattatataaaaacatttttaataaaatttagaaggaaaaaaaaaaagacaaaatagtCGGATGAAGTAATAATGTTTTAGGGCCGTGGAGTATGAACTTTCATAGACCACAGGGCATCAGAGCACGTGGATTGGTGGGAAGAACGGCCCACCACCTGTTTGTATATTTCggtcaatttaaaattttaaaatttttacttttttctacATTATATTCTAATTGGCTATTGTAACATATAATAActtaaataagttaaaattgtgCTCACTGAACACCAAACACTTTGTACTCAGATGATATTTATGTAGTTGAAGATCATAATATCTTATCAAAAATTTTTACAATAACTTGATAACTAACAACaatggtttaattttatttcttcatatTTATATAACAGATAGCGTCACATTTTGAATGCTCCAAAAATATGATATTACAAATATTGTTGTCTAAGGtgtaactttctttttttttttgataatcaAAAGGTGTAACCTTTGTGAACTTACATAAGATAATATTACAAATTGAATTCTCTGACTCCTCACACGTACGTACAGCGTAACATTAAAtgtttctttaatatttttattaggaaaaaaacaaccaaaatgtcaacttttatttattttttcatttaatgaTGCATGGGGGTCAAAAGCCCTTCTCTCTCTCCTTGATCATAAGAATATATTGAatcacaattttaatttgtaccaTTTTGCTAtccaaataatttttaatttgtcacATTAAAGATTCGTAAttcaagtgaaaaaaaaattggtttttaCAAAACTATCAAATCCGATTTTGAACGTTTTGAGTGAGGTAATAAGTGTTGAGagagttttattttaaatagtatCAGATAAtaacttaa includes:
- the LOC116001566 gene encoding transcription factor bHLH147, with the translated sequence MASSLVPNTVTNTASRAAARRRKKKRSQAPSAESQDASDNNSAAEWKSEAQQQVYSSRLLGALRMLRLSPPSSPAAPKGGRAVREVADRVLAVTAKGRTRWSREILTNRLKLKFMKKHNKRQRVVAAAATAARGNSRLPKKPRLSILRLKMKNLPTVQRKARVLGRIVPGCRKQPLPVILEEATDYIAALEMQVRAMSALADLLSGASSSSSAPPT